Within Protaetiibacter intestinalis, the genomic segment AGGCCGCCGGGATGCCGGTCTACCAGCTGCTGGGCGGTGCCTCGCGCACGGGCCTGCTCGCCTACGGGCACGCCTCCGGGAAGGACCTGCCCGAGCTGTTCGACTCGGTGCGCCACCACCTCGAGGAGGGCTACCGCGCCATCCGGATCCAGACCGGTGTGCCGGGTCTGACGTCGATCTACGGCATCGCCTCGAACGCGGCGCACGAGCACCCGGGCTCGGCGGCGGCGGCCTCCGGTGGCCGCTACGACTACGAACCGGCGCGTCGTGGAGCGTGGCCCAAGGAGGAGGACTGGGACACCCGCTCCTACCTGCGCCACGTGCCGACGGTGTTCGAGGCGGTGCGGGGCGAGTTCGGGCCGGAGCTGCCGCTGCTGCACGACGCCCACCACCGGCTGACGCCCATCCAGGCCGCGCAGCTCGGCAAGGCGCTCGAGCCGTACGACCTGTTCTGGCTCGAGGACTGCACCCCCGCCGAGAACCAGGAGGCGCTGCGGCTGGTGCGACAGCACACCACGACCCCGCTCGCGATCGGCGAGGTGTTCAACACGGTGTGGGACTACCAGCAGCTGATCCGAGAGCAGCTCATCGACTACGTGCGCGGCTCGGTCACCCACACGGGCGGCATCTCGCACCTGAGGAAGGTGCTCGACCACGCCGCCCAGTACCAGATCAAGTCCGGCATGCACGGGCCCACCGACATCTC encodes:
- the manD gene encoding D-mannonate dehydratase ManD is translated as MIIERADVIVTSPSRNFVTLKLTTDEGHTGLGDATLNGRELAVVSYLRDHVVPLLIGRDAHRIEDTWQFLYRSAYWRRGPVTMAAIAAVDMALWDIKGKAAGMPVYQLLGGASRTGLLAYGHASGKDLPELFDSVRHHLEEGYRAIRIQTGVPGLTSIYGIASNAAHEHPGSAAAASGGRYDYEPARRGAWPKEEDWDTRSYLRHVPTVFEAVRGEFGPELPLLHDAHHRLTPIQAAQLGKALEPYDLFWLEDCTPAENQEALRLVRQHTTTPLAIGEVFNTVWDYQQLIREQLIDYVRGSVTHTGGISHLRKVLDHAAQYQIKSGMHGPTDISPVGMAAAMHLGLAIHNFGIQEYMRHSAATDAVFRQSFTWRDGLLHPGDAPGLGVELDVDEAGRYPYEQAYLPFNRLADGTVHDW